One window of the Pedobacter ginsengisoli genome contains the following:
- a CDS encoding deoxycytidylate deaminase: protein MKKGFKDIFMNLATDLSHRSHCVRAHVGAVLTKDTRIISIGYNGPPSGTHNCDEEWPETGCDRDSRGSCSLALHAEENAILYAVKNGSKISGSTLYTTLSPCIACARLILSSGIKLVYYKDSYAEYKGLSSDEGVDFLRRFGVEVIKYS from the coding sequence ATGAAGAAAGGATTTAAAGATATATTTATGAATTTGGCTACCGATTTGTCGCATCGCTCACACTGTGTGCGTGCCCATGTAGGTGCTGTATTAACAAAAGATACAAGGATTATCTCCATTGGTTATAATGGTCCGCCTTCAGGTACCCATAACTGTGATGAAGAATGGCCGGAAACTGGATGCGACAGAGATTCTCGTGGCAGTTGTTCTCTTGCATTACATGCAGAAGAGAATGCTATATTGTATGCAGTAAAAAATGGGTCTAAAATATCGGGGTCAACTTTGTATACCACCTTGTCGCCATGCATTGCTTGTGCCAGGTTAATATTATCGTCAGGTATTAAATTAGTTTACTATAAAGATTCCTATGCAGAGTATAAGGGCTTGTCAAGCGATGAAGGTGTTGATTTTCTGCGAAGATTTGGTGTGGAGGTAATTAAATATTCTTAA
- a CDS encoding LysE family translocator: MFEAILQGIGAGILFSFLTGPVFFSMIKTSIEKGFKAGFSLAIGVVFSDIIFISLTIFSSQFVDYKSEYNQYIGIIGGLFLFGIGLYYLFSKVKVSYDISETVKIKKRGYILKGFLMCLLSPSTLMFWIMVGGIISVQLHYDMAEKVVFFVIAMATQLSVDCIKTYYAAKLRYRIKEKSIQNLNKIAGAVILIFAIRLFIQVFIKYNM; the protein is encoded by the coding sequence ATGTTTGAAGCAATATTACAAGGGATAGGTGCGGGGATTTTATTTTCGTTTTTAACGGGTCCCGTATTTTTTTCCATGATAAAAACCAGCATTGAAAAAGGCTTTAAAGCTGGTTTCTCTTTAGCTATAGGAGTAGTTTTCAGCGACATAATTTTTATATCGCTTACTATATTCAGTTCACAATTTGTTGACTATAAATCTGAGTACAATCAATATATTGGTATTATTGGCGGGCTGTTTCTTTTTGGAATTGGCCTTTACTATCTTTTCAGTAAAGTAAAAGTAAGTTACGATATCTCAGAAACGGTAAAAATCAAAAAAAGAGGCTATATCCTAAAAGGATTTTTAATGTGCCTGTTATCCCCTTCCACTTTAATGTTCTGGATTATGGTTGGAGGTATTATTTCTGTTCAGCTCCATTATGACATGGCAGAAAAGGTTGTATTCTTTGTAATAGCAATGGCAACCCAGCTTTCGGTTGACTGTATTAAAACCTATTACGCAGCGAAATTAAGGTACAGAATAAAAGAAAAAAGCATCCAGAACCTCAATAAAATTGCAGGGGCTGTGATATTAATCTTTGCGATCAGATTATTTATTCAGGTATTTATTAAATATAATATGTAA
- a CDS encoding MFS transporter, with translation MSSENSQTKWGQFIPLVTVFFFWGFVAASNDILIPVFKKAFDLTQSQSQWVSLAFYIAYTVGALIYNAISVLMKQDVVNKLGYKNSLALGLVISAVGTLLFYPAANIGSFPLMLSGLFIVALGFSLQQTVANPLAIALGPIKTGSQRLTLAGGINNFGTTIGPLIVSFAIFGSLSTASEDVSIESVKIPYLILGAAFIAVAIFLKLSPLPDRPNLVESVDDDASHKGSALKYPQLVLGMIAIFVYVGVEVSTASNLPAYMEKDLGFAIKDIAPYVSLYWASMMIGRWTGAVEAFTDNVGTQKILRFIAPYLAFGIFLGVNAIFHHDLAPFYVYGLIILVLIIADMASKGNPARMLLIFSFIGIAAILIGMFTKGMVSVYALTSVGLFCSTLWPCIFTLAVSGLGKNTSQGSSFLIMMIMGGGIVSWIQGYVSEFTGIQYSYIIGVLCFAYLAYYAWKVSGILRKQGIDFDKKIAGGH, from the coding sequence ATGAGTTCAGAAAATTCTCAAACCAAATGGGGGCAGTTTATACCCTTAGTCACAGTATTCTTTTTTTGGGGCTTCGTAGCCGCCAGTAACGACATATTAATACCAGTATTTAAAAAAGCGTTTGACTTAACTCAAAGCCAAAGCCAATGGGTATCACTTGCATTCTATATTGCATATACCGTTGGCGCATTAATTTATAACGCAATTTCAGTGTTAATGAAGCAGGATGTTGTAAATAAGCTAGGTTATAAAAATTCTTTAGCCTTGGGTTTAGTTATTTCTGCAGTGGGAACCTTATTATTTTATCCAGCCGCAAACATTGGCTCATTTCCACTAATGTTATCAGGGTTATTCATTGTGGCATTAGGGTTTTCATTGCAGCAAACGGTGGCAAATCCGTTAGCTATTGCATTGGGGCCAATTAAAACGGGATCCCAGCGCTTAACCTTAGCTGGTGGTATTAATAACTTTGGTACTACAATAGGACCATTAATTGTAAGTTTTGCCATTTTTGGCTCATTATCAACAGCAAGTGAAGATGTAAGTATTGAAAGTGTTAAAATTCCATATTTAATTTTAGGAGCAGCTTTTATTGCGGTTGCAATATTTTTAAAGTTATCTCCTTTACCAGACAGACCAAATTTAGTTGAATCAGTTGATGATGATGCAAGCCATAAAGGTTCAGCTTTAAAATACCCTCAGCTGGTATTGGGTATGATTGCCATATTTGTATATGTTGGAGTTGAGGTGTCTACCGCTAGTAACTTACCTGCTTATATGGAAAAAGACCTGGGCTTTGCAATTAAAGATATTGCCCCTTACGTATCTTTATACTGGGCCAGTATGATGATCGGAAGATGGACAGGAGCTGTTGAGGCTTTTACAGACAATGTAGGTACACAGAAAATATTAAGATTTATTGCGCCATACCTGGCTTTTGGAATATTCCTGGGTGTGAATGCTATATTTCATCATGATTTAGCTCCGTTTTATGTATATGGCCTAATAATCTTAGTATTGATTATTGCTGATATGGCCAGTAAAGGAAACCCAGCCAGAATGTTGCTGATATTCTCTTTCATTGGTATCGCTGCCATCTTAATAGGTATGTTTACAAAAGGCATGGTTAGTGTATATGCTCTAACAAGTGTAGGTTTATTTTGCAGCACACTGTGGCCTTGTATTTTTACCCTTGCAGTTAGCGGGTTAGGTAAAAACACAAGCCAGGGAAGTAGCTTTTTGATCATGATGATCATGGGTGGAGGAATTGTTAGCTGGATACAAGGATATGTATCTGAGTTTACAGGTATTCAATACAGTTATATAATAGGTGTACTTTGCTTTGCATACCTTGCATATTATGCATGGAAAGTAAGTGGTATTCTTAGAAAACAAGGAATTGATTTTGATAAAAAGATAGCCGGAGGACATTAA
- a CDS encoding MarC family protein, whose translation MEFNFRQILSTSMVLFAIIDILGSIPVVIELRKKAGHIQSEKAAIVATALMIIFLFAGESLLKVIGLDVESFAIAGSFVIFFIAMEMVLGLTIFKEGEAPETISIVPLAFPLIAGAGTMTTLLSLKTEYATQNIIVGIIMNMLFVYFVLKNTERLEKLFGKSGLNVLRKAFGIILLAIAIKLFRNNTGL comes from the coding sequence ATGGAATTCAATTTTCGACAAATTCTATCGACCTCAATGGTGCTATTTGCCATCATTGATATACTTGGTTCAATACCTGTAGTTATTGAACTTAGAAAAAAGGCCGGCCATATTCAATCGGAAAAAGCTGCAATTGTTGCAACAGCACTTATGATTATCTTTTTGTTTGCCGGAGAAAGCTTATTAAAGGTTATTGGACTTGATGTTGAATCATTTGCCATAGCAGGTTCATTTGTGATCTTTTTTATCGCAATGGAGATGGTACTGGGCTTAACCATATTTAAAGAAGGCGAAGCTCCTGAAACCATATCAATTGTGCCTTTGGCATTCCCGCTAATTGCAGGTGCGGGCACCATGACTACTTTACTTTCGTTGAAAACTGAATATGCTACCCAAAATATTATTGTGGGTATTATTATGAATATGCTGTTTGTTTATTTCGTGCTAAAAAACACTGAGCGGTTGGAGAAACTTTTTGGCAAATCTGGCTTAAATGTTCTGCGAAAAGCCTTCGGAATTATTCTTCTCGCTATTGCAATTAAACTGTTCAGGAACAATACAGGCTTGTAA
- a CDS encoding ABC transporter substrate-binding protein: MISAQNHQLQLSGSKYWVIAFIGLFLAACSPKIQKAPVKKPDVPKKVEEKKEKPAAKFTQADIALLIPFKLNDLRLKTATKADIEKSAMAIDFYQGFKLGIDSAAEQGLNFKLNVYDTRDNNSQIEGLIKNQGLINSNLIVGPVYPDGLKYIKDYSIAKGIPVVNPLAATHPQEFNNPNLISIVNNIDLHAEKLGFYITKHYNPENTVLVLIDPQDPGSKLLSAPLKAYFENNKKKFTFQEFASVFTMELKLMKDKKYIIIVTSPDRKFVIPTLDKLVKLKNSGLDIDLYGHPDWIKQNYNTDKLQLLNTAVTSSYKVDYKNNHVISFIKKYRTAFNFEPGEYSFKGFDIGFYFGHLISKHGKDYLKYITEEKYKGLHNSFSFYHDEKLGYINASLMLLRYQNFSLNLIE, translated from the coding sequence ATGATATCAGCTCAAAACCACCAGCTACAATTGAGTGGGAGTAAATATTGGGTAATAGCTTTTATAGGTCTTTTTTTAGCTGCATGTTCACCTAAAATTCAAAAAGCCCCTGTTAAAAAGCCCGATGTTCCTAAAAAGGTAGAAGAGAAAAAAGAAAAGCCTGCGGCTAAATTTACGCAGGCTGATATTGCTCTGCTTATTCCGTTTAAATTAAATGATTTAAGACTTAAAACCGCTACCAAGGCAGATATCGAAAAATCTGCAATGGCCATCGATTTTTATCAGGGTTTTAAGCTTGGAATAGATTCGGCAGCAGAACAAGGCCTGAATTTTAAACTTAATGTATATGATACCCGCGACAATAATAGTCAAATAGAGGGACTCATTAAGAATCAAGGACTAATTAACAGTAATCTAATTGTGGGGCCTGTCTATCCTGATGGACTAAAATACATTAAAGATTATTCTATAGCAAAGGGTATTCCAGTTGTTAATCCTCTTGCAGCTACACACCCGCAGGAATTTAATAATCCTAATTTGATCTCTATTGTAAATAATATAGACCTGCACGCCGAAAAGTTAGGATTTTATATCACTAAACATTACAATCCGGAAAACACGGTTTTAGTACTTATAGATCCACAGGACCCTGGTAGTAAACTACTGTCTGCGCCTTTAAAAGCTTATTTTGAAAACAATAAGAAGAAGTTCACTTTTCAGGAATTTGCTTCTGTGTTTACCATGGAGTTAAAACTGATGAAGGATAAAAAATACATCATTATTGTAACTTCTCCAGACAGGAAATTTGTAATTCCAACACTTGATAAATTAGTGAAATTAAAAAACAGCGGTCTGGATATTGATTTGTATGGTCATCCCGACTGGATAAAACAAAATTATAATACAGATAAGCTTCAATTGTTAAATACTGCTGTAACATCATCTTATAAAGTTGATTACAAGAACAATCATGTGATCTCATTTATAAAAAAATATAGGACTGCATTTAACTTTGAGCCTGGTGAATATTCATTTAAAGGATTCGATATCGGTTTTTACTTCGGTCATTTAATTTCAAAGCACGGAAAAGATTACCTGAAATATATTACCGAGGAAAAGTACAAAGGGCTTCATAATAGTTTTTCTTTCTACCATGACGAAAAATTAGGTTATATTAATGCCAGCTTAATGTTGCTACGTTACCAGAACTTTTCTTTAAATCTTATTGAATGA
- the guaA gene encoding glutamine-hydrolyzing GMP synthase has translation MLEKIIILDFGSQYTQLIARRVRELNVYCEIHPFNNIPEISSDVKGIIFSGSPYSVRQEDAPQIDLEKFHKHYPVLAVCYGAQYIAQHTGGEVKASTIREYGRANLSFVAENNKLFKNINTGSQVWMSHGDTITAMPANAELIASTDSVKVAAYQVNDSETYAIQFHPEVTHSTDGKQLLENFLVDICGCKQEWTPDAFVETTIAELQAKLGNDKVVLALSGGVDSSVAAILLHKAIGKNLHCIFVDNGLLRKGEYESVLEQYKHLGLNIKGVDAKERFLSQLAKVKDPELKRKAIGRVFIEVFDDEAHEVQDVKWLAQGTIYPDVIESVSVKGPSATIKSHHNVGGLPDFMKLKVVEPLNTLFKDEVRRVGKSLGLEHFIIGRHPFPGPGLAIRILGEVTAEKVAILQEADAIYIDNLKEAGLYDKVWQAGAIFLPVQSVGVMGDERTYENVICLRAVESVDGMTADWCHLPYNVLAKISNEIINKVKGINRVVYDISSKPPATIEWE, from the coding sequence ATGCTAGAAAAAATCATAATTCTCGATTTTGGTTCTCAATACACACAATTAATTGCCCGTAGGGTACGCGAATTAAATGTTTATTGCGAAATTCATCCCTTCAATAATATCCCTGAAATCTCATCTGACGTTAAAGGCATCATATTTTCAGGTAGTCCATACTCAGTTCGTCAGGAAGACGCACCTCAGATTGATCTTGAAAAATTCCATAAACATTACCCTGTTTTAGCAGTTTGTTATGGAGCTCAGTATATTGCCCAACATACCGGTGGAGAGGTTAAAGCTTCTACAATACGCGAATACGGCAGAGCCAACCTAAGCTTTGTAGCAGAAAATAATAAGTTATTCAAAAATATAAATACAGGGTCGCAAGTTTGGATGTCACATGGTGATACAATTACCGCAATGCCTGCAAATGCTGAACTTATAGCCAGTACAGATAGCGTAAAAGTTGCCGCTTACCAGGTTAACGATTCGGAAACCTATGCAATCCAGTTTCACCCTGAGGTGACACATAGTACTGATGGTAAACAATTGTTGGAAAACTTCCTTGTAGATATCTGCGGATGTAAACAAGAGTGGACTCCAGATGCATTTGTTGAAACGACCATTGCTGAGTTACAAGCTAAATTAGGTAACGATAAAGTTGTTCTGGCCCTTTCAGGAGGTGTTGATTCAAGCGTTGCCGCAATCTTATTGCATAAAGCAATCGGAAAAAACCTGCATTGTATTTTTGTAGATAATGGTTTGTTGCGTAAAGGAGAGTACGAATCTGTATTAGAACAGTACAAACACCTTGGTTTAAATATAAAAGGAGTTGATGCCAAAGAGCGTTTCCTTAGCCAGCTTGCAAAAGTTAAAGATCCTGAATTAAAGCGTAAAGCAATCGGACGTGTATTTATCGAGGTATTTGATGATGAGGCCCATGAGGTTCAGGATGTAAAATGGTTAGCACAAGGAACTATTTATCCTGATGTTATTGAATCGGTATCTGTTAAAGGCCCTTCTGCTACAATCAAATCGCACCATAACGTAGGTGGCTTGCCTGATTTCATGAAGTTAAAGGTGGTAGAGCCTCTTAATACCCTATTTAAGGATGAAGTAAGAAGAGTGGGCAAATCATTAGGTCTTGAACACTTTATTATTGGCCGTCATCCTTTCCCGGGTCCTGGATTAGCAATCAGAATTCTTGGTGAAGTAACCGCCGAGAAAGTTGCTATTCTTCAGGAAGCAGATGCCATCTATATCGATAACTTAAAGGAAGCCGGCCTTTACGATAAAGTTTGGCAGGCAGGAGCCATATTCCTTCCAGTTCAATCTGTTGGTGTAATGGGTGATGAGCGTACATATGAAAACGTAATTTGCCTTCGCGCAGTTGAATCAGTTGACGGTATGACTGCCGATTGGTGCCATCTGCCATATAACGTACTCGCAAAAATTTCTAATGAAATAATTAACAAAGTAAAAGGAATTAATCGCGTCGTGTATGATATCAGCTCAAAACCACCAGCTACAATTGAGTGGGAGTAA
- a CDS encoding amino acid permease, translating to MNFRKSIDLLTREAAESGEGTLKRTLGPVNLVALGIGAIIGAGLFSITGSAAANNAGPAITISFVIAALGCAFAGLCYAEFASMIPVAGSAYTYSYATMGEFIAWIIGWDLVLEYALGAATVSISWSRYLVKFLAYYDVHLPAHLTMSPFETATLLDGTVVSGMVNLPAVFIIVLMSFVLIRGTSESAFVNGLIVAIKVVIVFIFILLGWKYINTDNYSPYFIPGDKPGHESLFTHGWGGVIRAAGIVFFAYIGFDAVSTAAQEAKNPKKDMPIGILVSLFICTILYILFAHVMTGVANFDMFKGQDGIAPVAVAIDNMGVKNAAGVVTPAYPWLNKLIILAILGGYASVILVMLLGQSRVFFSMSKDGLLPKVFSKVHSKYSTPAKSNLLFMVFVSLFAAFVPATVVGEMTSIGTLLAFILVCIGIVILRNRMPDLPRAFKVPLVPLIPILGVAVCLGMMVFLPLDTWVRLLVWMIIGINVYLFYGMKNSLLSDNLQATLAKSTKTVSYVGAGLAVLLIVVALIHHNITDGKDTGLYYFSLIFAVAHICLYLYRASTSNQVQPK from the coding sequence ATGAATTTTAGAAAGTCAATTGACTTACTTACAAGAGAAGCTGCCGAAAGTGGTGAAGGAACGCTGAAACGGACCCTCGGCCCTGTCAATTTAGTGGCTTTGGGTATTGGTGCAATTATCGGGGCGGGACTATTCTCGATAACCGGATCTGCCGCAGCCAATAATGCAGGCCCTGCAATTACGATATCTTTTGTTATTGCAGCACTGGGTTGCGCTTTTGCTGGCTTATGTTATGCTGAATTTGCTTCAATGATTCCTGTAGCAGGTAGTGCATACACCTACTCTTATGCTACAATGGGTGAATTTATTGCCTGGATTATAGGTTGGGATTTGGTGCTTGAATATGCTTTGGGTGCTGCAACCGTGTCTATTAGCTGGAGCAGATACCTGGTCAAGTTTTTGGCTTATTACGACGTCCACCTGCCCGCACATTTAACCATGTCGCCTTTTGAAACTGCGACCTTGTTAGATGGCACAGTAGTTTCTGGGATGGTTAATTTACCGGCTGTATTTATTATCGTCTTAATGTCTTTTGTATTAATCAGAGGTACTAGTGAATCGGCATTTGTTAACGGACTTATTGTTGCTATTAAGGTTGTAATTGTATTCATTTTTATCCTTTTAGGATGGAAATATATCAATACAGACAACTACTCTCCTTATTTTATTCCGGGTGATAAACCAGGTCATGAAAGTTTATTTACACATGGATGGGGAGGCGTAATACGAGCCGCGGGAATTGTTTTCTTTGCCTATATCGGCTTTGATGCGGTTTCCACTGCAGCTCAGGAGGCAAAAAATCCTAAGAAGGATATGCCAATTGGTATCCTTGTTTCTTTATTTATCTGTACAATTCTATATATCCTTTTTGCGCATGTAATGACTGGTGTAGCTAATTTTGACATGTTTAAAGGTCAGGATGGAATAGCACCGGTTGCAGTTGCAATTGACAATATGGGTGTTAAAAATGCTGCGGGTGTTGTTACTCCGGCTTATCCATGGTTAAACAAATTAATTATTCTGGCAATTTTAGGCGGTTATGCTTCTGTTATCCTGGTGATGTTATTGGGTCAATCGAGGGTATTCTTCTCAATGAGTAAAGACGGATTGTTACCTAAAGTTTTTTCAAAGGTGCATTCTAAATACAGCACTCCGGCTAAAAGCAATTTGTTGTTCATGGTGTTTGTAAGTTTATTTGCTGCATTTGTACCTGCAACGGTTGTTGGTGAAATGACCAGTATTGGTACACTGCTAGCCTTTATTCTGGTATGTATTGGTATTGTTATTTTAAGGAACCGCATGCCTGATTTACCACGTGCATTTAAAGTGCCTTTGGTACCACTTATCCCTATTTTAGGGGTTGCTGTGTGCCTTGGCATGATGGTATTTTTACCTCTTGATACCTGGGTGCGTTTATTGGTGTGGATGATTATTGGTATTAACGTATACCTGTTCTACGGCATGAAAAACAGCTTGTTATCTGACAATTTACAGGCTACATTAGCTAAGAGCACTAAAACTGTTTCGTATGTAGGTGCTGGTCTTGCTGTATTATTGATTGTAGTAGCACTAATTCACCACAATATTACTGACGGTAAAGATACTGGCTTGTACTACTTCTCATTGATATTTGCTGTTGCACATATCTGTTTATACTTATATCGTGCTTCAACATCAAATCAGGTTCAACCAAAATAA
- a CDS encoding RNA methyltransferase → MRVEHQIRAFEQVFNSYDGTQPLHRFLFTYFKQHKQMGSSDRRWATRYIYSFFRLGKALFKEDLIARLAIADFLCNQTVSLVIEAKLPQLKEQVSLSVQEKIALIAEQYPLFKLSDVFIFNENLSKDIEKQDFYESFFIQPDLFLRVKPSYVAQLVQTLKEAEIVVEEVSDTTLALPNGIKLEKILPSQKYYQVQDLSSQKTGNFFQPKKWDYWWDCCAASGGKSLLLHNLEPTVQLLVSDVRENSLNNLEERFGEAGIKKYQKKVLDLLQNNDQDLHHYEFDGIILDAPCSGSGTWGRTPEMLYYFDSHKISYFSKLQTSIAGNVVKYLKTGKPLIYITCSVFKQENEDVVTWIEENLPVQLEKMELISGYKDKADTMFIARFIKK, encoded by the coding sequence ATGAGGGTAGAACACCAGATCAGGGCATTTGAACAGGTCTTTAATAGTTACGATGGTACGCAGCCATTACATCGGTTCCTGTTTACTTACTTTAAACAGCATAAACAGATGGGGTCGTCCGACAGGCGTTGGGCTACCCGATACATTTATAGCTTTTTCAGATTAGGTAAGGCTCTTTTTAAAGAAGATCTTATAGCCAGACTGGCAATTGCTGATTTTCTTTGCAATCAAACAGTAAGTCTTGTAATTGAAGCTAAACTGCCTCAGCTTAAAGAACAGGTAAGCCTTTCTGTACAGGAAAAAATAGCCTTAATAGCAGAACAATATCCTTTGTTTAAACTTTCAGATGTATTTATATTTAATGAGAATCTGAGTAAGGATATTGAAAAGCAAGATTTTTATGAGTCATTTTTTATACAACCCGATCTTTTTTTGCGGGTCAAACCGAGTTATGTTGCTCAGCTCGTTCAAACTTTAAAAGAAGCTGAAATTGTTGTTGAAGAAGTTAGCGATACAACATTAGCTTTGCCAAACGGAATCAAGCTGGAGAAGATTTTACCATCTCAGAAATATTATCAGGTGCAAGATTTATCCTCACAAAAAACCGGAAATTTCTTTCAACCAAAAAAATGGGACTATTGGTGGGATTGCTGTGCGGCATCAGGCGGTAAATCGCTGCTTCTACACAATCTTGAGCCTACGGTACAGTTGTTGGTTAGTGATGTAAGAGAAAATAGCTTAAACAACCTCGAAGAGCGTTTTGGTGAAGCCGGAATAAAAAAGTACCAGAAAAAAGTATTAGATCTGCTTCAGAACAATGATCAGGATCTTCATCATTATGAATTTGATGGGATTATCCTCGATGCACCATGCTCCGGGTCGGGTACCTGGGGCCGTACACCAGAAATGCTGTATTACTTTGATAGCCATAAGATCAGCTATTTTTCGAAACTTCAAACTTCAATAGCCGGAAACGTTGTAAAATATCTGAAAACCGGGAAGCCATTGATATACATTACCTGTTCGGTATTTAAACAGGAAAACGAAGATGTAGTAACATGGATAGAAGAAAACCTGCCTGTACAACTTGAAAAAATGGAACTAATCAGCGGTTATAAAGATAAGGCAGATACCATGTTCATTGCCAGGTTCATAAAGAAGTAG